One Klebsiella electrica genomic window, TCTTTGGCCCCGACTTCTCTATAATCTTGCGACCCCACGTTACAAGAAGGTTTTTTTCCCAAAACTTTCTATAGTGCCGGCATAGGCTATTCGAAGGGGTAGGTTTGCTGGACAATGTCGTGTGAACCTCAACTGACTAAACGTTTGGGTGTTCACCAACGTGTAACTTATTATTTGGGTAAGCTTTTAATGAAAACTTTTACAGCTAAACCAGAAACCGTAAAGCGCGACTGGTATGTTGTTGACGCGACCGGTAAAACTCTGGGCCGTCTGGCTTCTGAACTGGCTCGTCGCCTGCGCGGTAAGCATAAAGCGGAATACACTCCGCACGTCGATACTGGTGATTACATCATCGTTCTGAACGCAGAAAAAGTTGCTGTAACCGGCAACAAGCGCGAAGACAAAATGTACTACCATCACACCGGCCACATCGGTGGTATCAAAGAAGCGACCTTTGAAGAGATGATTGCTCGCCGTCCTGAGCGTGTGATTGAAATCGCGGTTAAAGGCATGTTGCCAAAAGGCCCGCTGGGTCGTGCTATGTACCGTAAACTGAAAGTTTACGCGGGTAACGAGCACAACCACGCGGCACAGCAACCGCAAGTTCTTGACATCTAATCGGGATTATAGGCAATGGCTGAAAATCAATATTACGGCACTGGTCGCCGCAAAAGTTCCGCAGCTCGCGTTTTCATCAAACCAGGCAGCGGTAAAATCGTTATCAACCAGCGTTCTCTGGAACAGTACTTCGGTCGTGAAACTGCCCGCATGGTAGTTCGTCAGCCGCTGGAACTGGTCGACATGGTTGAGAAACTGGATCTGTACATCACCGTTAAAGGTGGTGGTATCTCTGGTCAGGCTGGTGCGATCCGTCACGGTATCACCCGCGCTCTGATGGAGTATGATGAGTCCCTGCGTGGCGAACTGCGTAAAGCTGGCTTCGTTACCCGTGATGCTCGTCAGGTTGAACGTAAGAAAGTCGGTCTGCGTAAAGCACGTCGTCGTCCTCAGTTCTCCAAACGTTAATTGTTTTCTGCTTACGCAGAACAATTTGCGAAAAAACCCGCTTCGGCGGGTTTTTTTATGCATAAACCTGCGGTTATCCACAAGGAAATCGCCTGTTCTTACCACTTTTTCAGCATTTCCAGAATCCCCTCACCACAATGCCTTCAAGATCTGGTAAACTATCATCCAATTTTCTGCCCAAATGCTGGTGATTGTTCGTTTTTTGTTTTTTCGCATAAACAATAATGACTTCACGCGAATGGGGTTTTTACATCTGGCTGGCCATACGTGGCTGGCAGCAGTACAAAAATTCTGAATATACCTGGAGGTTTTCATGGCTGTCGCTGCCAACAAACGTTCGGTAATGACGCTGTTTTCTGGTCCTACTGACATCTATAGCCACCAAGTCCGCATCGTGCTGGCAGAAAAAGGTGTTAGTTTTGAGATAGAGCACGTGGAGAAGGACAACCCGCCTCAGGATCTGATTGACCTCAACCCGAATCAAAGCGTACCTACGCTGGTGGATCGTGAGCTCACTCTGTGGGAATCCCGCATCATTATGGAATATCTGGATGAGCGTTTCCCGCATCCACCGTTAATGCCGGTCTATCCGGTCGCGCGTGGAGAAAGTCGTCTGTACATGCAGCGTATCGAGAAAGACTGGTATTCATTGATGAATACCATTCAGACCGGTACCGCAGCGCAAGCGGATACCGCACGCAAACAGCTGCGTGAAGAGCTGCAGGCGATTGCGCCTGTCTTCACTCAGAAACCTTACTTCCTGAGCGATGAGTTCAGCCTGGTTGATTGCTATCTGGCGCCGCTGCTGTGGCGTTTGCCGGTTCTCGGTGTTGAAGTTATTGGTGCCGGCGCGAAAGAGCTCAAGGGCTATATGACTCGCGTCTTCGAACGTGATTCTTTCCTCGCTTCTTTAACTGAAGCCGAGCGTGAAATGCGTCTCGGTCGGGGCTAACCGATGGATGTATCGCAGCTAACGCCGCGTCGCCCGTACTTACTGCGGGCGTTCTATGAGTGGCTGCTGGATAACCAGCTGACTCCGCACCTGGTTGTGGATGTGACACTGCCAAACGTGCAGGTTCCGATGGAGTACGCGCGCGACGGGCAAATCGTTCTGAATATTGCTCCGCGCGCCGTGGGTAATCTGGAACTGGCGAATGACGAAGTGCGCTTCAACGCGCGCTTCGGCGGTGTCCCGCGTAATGTTTCCGTGCCGATGGCTGCTGTACTGGCTATCTATGCTCGTGAAAACGGCGCGGGCACCATGTTCGAACCTGAAGCGGCTTACGATGAAGACGTCACCACCCTGAATGATGACGATACATCGGTAAGCAATGAAAGCGAGACGGTCATGTCGGTGATCGACGGCGATAAGCCGGATCATCATGATGATGACCCGGATGATACGCCGCCGCCGCCGCGCGGTGGGCGTCCGGCGCTGCGCGTCGTGAAGTAATAAGAATTGGTTTGTTCCCGGTAGCGGGTATAGAAGGGCCCCATGTTTAGCATGGGGCCCTTTTTAAATGGCCAGTCGTGGTGTTCGTGTCAACGGCGGTTCGGGGAAGGGGGTTCTGGCTGGATTGCGCTTAAGTTCGGTGGCATATTCCACCGTCACCCGGCATATAGCCATCCCCCCTTTTTCCCTCGGACCACCCTATAAAAGACTCTCATACCAACCGGCAAGAAAACCGTTGCCACAATTCCAGCCCCCATGCGCAAAAAGCCCGATGGTTTGCACCATCGGGCTTTATCTCATAACCGGTAGAAACGTTTATCCGGTATTACACTTCCAGGTAGTTCAGGATCCCGTCAGCCGCTTTACGACCTTCGGCAATCGCCGTTACCACCAGATCGGAACCGCGCACGATATCGCCGCCGGCAAAGATTTTCGGGTTACTGGTCTGGAACGCATTTTCATGGCCTTCCGGCGCAATAATACGGCCCTGGGAATCCAGCTCAACGTTGTGCTTCGCCAGCCACTCCATGCTATGCGGACGGAAACCAAACGCCATGACCACCGCATCCGCCGGGACAACGTGCTCGGAGCCCGCGACGATCTCCGCACGACGACGGCCTTTGGCATCCGGCTGGCCCATCTCGGTACGCGCCATTTTCACGCCGCACACTTTGCCGTTAGCATTCACTTCCACGCCCAGAGGCTGAACGTTGAACTGGAACTCGACGCCCTCTTCGCGCGCGTTTTTCACTTCGCGTTTGGAACCCGGCATGTTTTCTTCGTCGCGACGGTAGGCGCAGATAACGTGAGTTGCGCCCTGGCGTACGGAAGTACGCACGCAGTCCATCGCGGTGTCGCCACCGCCAAGCACGACCACGCGTTTACCTTCCATATTGACGTACGGCTGGTGCGCCGTTTCGCCAAAGCCCATGGTCTGCCTGGTGTTGGCAATCAGGAATGGCAGTGCATCAAAGACACCATTTGCCTCTTCGTTTTCCAGCCCGCCTCGCATGGACTGATAGGTCCCCACGCCAAGGAAGACGGCGTCGTAATCTTTCAGCAGATCGTCAAGCTGAACGTCACGGCCCACTTCGACATTGAGTTTGAACTCAATACCCATGCCGGTGAAAATTTCACGGCGACGGGTCATCACCTCTTTTTCCAGCTTAAAGGCAGGGATACCGAAGGTCAGCAGGCCACCGATTTCCGGATGGCGATCGAATACCACCGATTTGACGCCGTTGCGGGTCAGGACGTCTGCGCAGGCCAGTCCCGCCGGACCGGCACCAACAATTGCCACGGTTTTACCGGTGGGTTTCACGCCGGAGAGATCCGGGCGCCAGCCCATCTCGAACGCTTTATCGTTGATATAACGCTCGATGTTACCGATAGTCACCGCGCCAAACTCGTCGTTCAGCGTACAGGAGCCTTCGCACAGACGGTCCTGCGGGCAGACGCGCCCGCAGACTTCCGGCAGGGTGTTGGTCTGATGCGACAGCTCTGCCGCTTCAAAAATACGTCCTTCATTGGCGAGCTTCAGCCAGTTAGGGATGTAGTTGTGGACCGGACATTTCCATTCACAGTACGGGTTGCCGCAGGACAGGCAGCGATCTGCCTGAGCTTTGGCCTGGCCTTCTGAAAACGGCTCATAAATTTCGACAAATTCAATTTTACGGATCTTCAGCGGTTTCTTTGGCGGATCAACGCGCTGTAAGTCGATAAACTGGTATACGTTCTGGCTCATCTGAATTCCTTACTGCGCCTGCACACGCAGCTCTGCTGCGCTACGACTACGGTGACCCAACAGTGCTTTAACATCGCTGGACTTTGGTTTAACCAGCGCGAATTTCGCGGCAAAAGCCGGCCAGTTGGCCAGGATCTCTTCGCCACGAGACGAACCGGTAAGCTGCACGTGTTCGGTAATCAGACCGCGCAGGTGCTCTTCATGGATAGCGAGAGAGTCAACGTCCAACACTTCCACCAGTTCCGGGTTCACACGTTTACGGAAATCGCCGTCTTCATCCAGGACGTAAGCAAAGCCGCCGGTCATCCCTGCGCCAAAGTTGACGCCGGTTTTACCCAGTACGCAGACGATGCCGCCGGTCATGTATTCGCAGCCGTTATCGCCGATGCCTTCTACCACGGTGATGGCACCGGAGTTACGCACCGCAAAACGCTCGCCTGCGCGGCCCGCTGCGTACAGACGACCGCCGGTCGCGCCGTACAGGCAGGTGTTACCGATGATGCTCGCTTCGTGGCTACGGAAGGAAGAACCTACCGGAGGACGAATGGCGAGCAGGCCGCCAGCCATCCCTTTACCCACATAGTCGTTCGCGTCGCCGGTCAG contains:
- the sspB gene encoding ClpXP protease specificity-enhancing factor, giving the protein MDVSQLTPRRPYLLRAFYEWLLDNQLTPHLVVDVTLPNVQVPMEYARDGQIVLNIAPRAVGNLELANDEVRFNARFGGVPRNVSVPMAAVLAIYARENGAGTMFEPEAAYDEDVTTLNDDDTSVSNESETVMSVIDGDKPDHHDDDPDDTPPPPRGGRPALRVVK
- a CDS encoding glutamate synthase small subunit — encoded protein: MSQNVYQFIDLQRVDPPKKPLKIRKIEFVEIYEPFSEGQAKAQADRCLSCGNPYCEWKCPVHNYIPNWLKLANEGRIFEAAELSHQTNTLPEVCGRVCPQDRLCEGSCTLNDEFGAVTIGNIERYINDKAFEMGWRPDLSGVKPTGKTVAIVGAGPAGLACADVLTRNGVKSVVFDRHPEIGGLLTFGIPAFKLEKEVMTRRREIFTGMGIEFKLNVEVGRDVQLDDLLKDYDAVFLGVGTYQSMRGGLENEEANGVFDALPFLIANTRQTMGFGETAHQPYVNMEGKRVVVLGGGDTAMDCVRTSVRQGATHVICAYRRDEENMPGSKREVKNAREEGVEFQFNVQPLGVEVNANGKVCGVKMARTEMGQPDAKGRRRAEIVAGSEHVVPADAVVMAFGFRPHSMEWLAKHNVELDSQGRIIAPEGHENAFQTSNPKIFAGGDIVRGSDLVVTAIAEGRKAADGILNYLEV
- the rplM gene encoding 50S ribosomal protein L13 — encoded protein: MKTFTAKPETVKRDWYVVDATGKTLGRLASELARRLRGKHKAEYTPHVDTGDYIIVLNAEKVAVTGNKREDKMYYHHTGHIGGIKEATFEEMIARRPERVIEIAVKGMLPKGPLGRAMYRKLKVYAGNEHNHAAQQPQVLDI
- the sspA gene encoding stringent starvation protein SspA, whose translation is MAVAANKRSVMTLFSGPTDIYSHQVRIVLAEKGVSFEIEHVEKDNPPQDLIDLNPNQSVPTLVDRELTLWESRIIMEYLDERFPHPPLMPVYPVARGESRLYMQRIEKDWYSLMNTIQTGTAAQADTARKQLREELQAIAPVFTQKPYFLSDEFSLVDCYLAPLLWRLPVLGVEVIGAGAKELKGYMTRVFERDSFLASLTEAEREMRLGRG
- the rpsI gene encoding 30S ribosomal protein S9; translation: MAENQYYGTGRRKSSAARVFIKPGSGKIVINQRSLEQYFGRETARMVVRQPLELVDMVEKLDLYITVKGGGISGQAGAIRHGITRALMEYDESLRGELRKAGFVTRDARQVERKKVGLRKARRRPQFSKR